One genomic segment of Helicobacter kayseriensis includes these proteins:
- the purB gene encoding adenylosuccinate lyase, which produces MVERYSREIMADKWSVKAKYDAWLKVEKSLIKAWNQLGLIPDDDCQKILDHATYDLQEIDAIEKITKHDLIAFTTSVAKTLGEEGRWIHYGITSSDCIDTANALQMRDSLLLIIEDVEALQEAIKTRAIEHKETLMVGRSHGIHGEPITFGLVLGIWYDELARHLQALKQTLGFISVGQISGAMGNMAHSPLELEELVCQDLNLSPAPLSNQVIQRDRYARLISDLALLASTCEKIAVAIRHFQRTEVYEAEEFFEAGQKGSSAMPHKRNPVLSENITGLCRMIRSFALPAMENVALWHERDISHSSVERFILPDAFITTDFMLARLTGLIQKLVVYPKNMLKNLNLTGGLVFSQRVLLELPKRGLSREQSYAIVQHNAMKVWESLQNGENATNDLGESLFLQFLLQDQELREKMDENSIRECFDYAYYTKNVDALFKRVFR; this is translated from the coding sequence ATGGTTGAGCGATATTCTCGTGAGATAATGGCAGATAAGTGGAGCGTAAAAGCAAAATATGATGCTTGGCTCAAGGTAGAAAAATCTTTAATCAAAGCTTGGAATCAACTTGGTCTTATCCCAGATGATGACTGTCAGAAGATACTAGATCACGCAACTTATGATCTTCAAGAAATTGATGCAATTGAAAAAATTACTAAACATGATTTGATTGCCTTTACAACCTCTGTGGCTAAGACTTTGGGGGAAGAGGGGAGATGGATTCATTATGGCATTACAAGCAGTGACTGTATTGATACTGCCAATGCTTTGCAAATGCGTGATTCGTTGCTGTTGATTATTGAAGATGTTGAGGCTTTGCAAGAAGCGATCAAAACACGCGCTATTGAGCATAAAGAAACATTAATGGTAGGAAGAAGTCATGGAATCCATGGAGAGCCGATCACTTTTGGCCTTGTGCTTGGAATCTGGTATGATGAGTTGGCACGCCATCTTCAGGCTCTAAAGCAGACTTTGGGATTTATAAGTGTTGGGCAGATCAGTGGGGCGATGGGGAATATGGCACATTCTCCTTTGGAACTTGAAGAGCTTGTATGTCAAGATCTCAATCTCTCTCCTGCTCCCTTAAGTAATCAAGTCATTCAAAGAGATCGCTATGCAAGATTGATCAGTGATTTGGCTCTTTTGGCCTCAACATGTGAAAAAATAGCCGTTGCAATCCGTCATTTCCAAAGAACTGAAGTGTATGAAGCAGAAGAATTCTTTGAGGCGGGACAAAAGGGAAGTTCTGCTATGCCTCATAAGCGCAATCCTGTTTTGAGTGAAAATATCACAGGACTTTGTCGCATGATCCGATCCTTTGCGCTTCCTGCGATGGAAAATGTTGCATTGTGGCATGAGAGGGATATTAGCCATAGCTCAGTAGAGCGTTTTATCTTGCCTGATGCGTTTATTACGACAGATTTTATGCTAGCGCGTCTGACGGGTTTGATTCAAAAACTTGTGGTGTATCCAAAGAATATGTTGAAAAATCTAAATCTCACAGGAGGCCTTGTATTTTCTCAGCGTGTTTTGCTTGAATTGCCCAAGAGAGGATTGTCTAGAGAACAAAGTTATGCAATCGTCCAACACAATGCGATGAAAGTTTGGGAATCATTGCAAAATGGAGAGAATGCGACAAATGATTTGGGTGAAAGTTTGTTTTTGCAATTTTTGCTTCAAGATCAAGAATTGAGAGAAAAAATGGATGAAAATAGTATCCGTGAGTGTTTTGATTATGCATATTACACAAAAAATGTTGATGCACTCTTTAAAAGGGTTTTTAGGTGA